In Deinococcus yavapaiensis KR-236, a genomic segment contains:
- a CDS encoding tetratricopeptide repeat protein: MSRITWRVLVFVAMLAAPRAAEAQQGAWSDAAVLLPLKAQERVLLDHKAELCRPTAAPLVAAPGGGGGRDIEREIRVLEEQLKALSANDPRRTQLQRDLEELKRLRDARPVGATLAQGLPQALASIDARLRRNARAHDAFLRSPEAKNLQMAEVAAITAIAEGRLEGALAALTAAVTLDSNNPSRLVNLSGVLDQLGMANEALLVLQAADALGGARGSVGGVPFQALALNNRGAALLALGRWKDAEGPLTQALKLAPQLAEANTNLSRAQLCQGRTSEAARTFQAGMRRTPNSQSPRDLPVDFDFTKTGEGGGDDSSSLSLRSAEESRVRRPASALFDLSQGQDWTLPPLKFPAVPEDVVPLLPQYRALQERWEELEAADIATDRNTTLDLSGLGVERQTRAVWNAIATSDTDPDILPLRQAYARVQLQFNNRRAEASRTLSEDRSRILDKGYEDECQLIAANRAVELKYLDSVRSSYKGLEMAVAAYGRASVRRQTALAANLPTRQLRAHELAFIQHAKQALFYGTMLESAIAVADEIWAQFYEKPCVPPSKAALDPVKFEAFSIADCPPGLNGKALSLSKKVTMSADAQNVLQAGGGSGGDAPKHVFDFKVSCAGLELKAKSSEAIGLFASLKDDMRGTTTLVFGIAGQAKVPGLSNVGAKLGAEGTEGVYLRWGRDGLEDVGLRITLSGEASAGALGSQLKLPEFKEGFEVEFGVAAAVEYWTSDAYDENPDDE, from the coding sequence ATGTCACGAATCACATGGCGTGTTCTCGTTTTCGTCGCGATGCTGGCCGCTCCTCGGGCCGCCGAAGCGCAGCAGGGAGCTTGGAGTGACGCGGCCGTGCTGTTGCCCCTCAAGGCGCAAGAGCGGGTGCTGCTCGATCACAAGGCCGAACTGTGCCGTCCGACCGCCGCTCCGCTCGTCGCGGCGCCCGGCGGAGGCGGCGGGCGGGACATCGAGCGCGAAATTCGCGTGCTCGAAGAGCAACTGAAGGCGCTTTCCGCCAACGACCCACGGCGAACCCAGCTTCAGCGCGACCTCGAAGAACTCAAGCGCTTGAGAGACGCCCGCCCGGTCGGCGCCACGCTTGCCCAAGGCTTGCCGCAGGCGCTCGCCAGCATCGACGCGCGGCTGCGCCGCAATGCCCGCGCGCACGACGCGTTTCTTCGCAGCCCGGAAGCGAAGAACCTCCAGATGGCCGAAGTCGCGGCGATCACGGCCATCGCCGAGGGCCGACTCGAAGGTGCCTTGGCAGCCCTCACGGCGGCCGTGACGCTCGACTCGAACAATCCGTCACGGCTGGTGAATCTCTCCGGAGTGCTCGACCAGTTGGGAATGGCCAACGAAGCGCTGCTGGTGTTGCAGGCGGCGGACGCGCTCGGCGGCGCGAGGGGCTCGGTGGGCGGCGTGCCCTTTCAAGCGTTGGCGCTGAACAATCGGGGAGCGGCGCTTCTCGCGCTGGGCCGCTGGAAGGACGCCGAAGGGCCCCTCACGCAGGCGCTCAAGCTCGCGCCGCAACTTGCGGAAGCCAACACCAACTTGTCGCGCGCGCAACTGTGCCAAGGCCGAACCTCGGAGGCCGCGCGAACGTTCCAGGCGGGCATGCGACGCACGCCGAACTCGCAGAGCCCCCGCGATTTGCCGGTGGACTTCGACTTCACCAAGACCGGCGAGGGCGGAGGCGACGACAGCAGTTCGCTGTCCTTGCGTTCCGCCGAAGAGTCGCGCGTGCGCCGCCCCGCCTCGGCCTTGTTCGACTTGTCTCAAGGGCAGGACTGGACGCTGCCACCTTTGAAGTTCCCGGCGGTTCCCGAGGACGTCGTTCCGCTGTTGCCTCAATACCGAGCCTTGCAGGAACGCTGGGAGGAACTGGAGGCGGCCGACATCGCGACGGACCGAAACACGACGCTGGACTTGAGCGGCCTCGGGGTGGAACGGCAGACGCGGGCGGTGTGGAACGCCATCGCCACGTCCGACACAGATCCGGACATCCTTCCCTTGCGGCAAGCCTACGCGCGGGTGCAGTTGCAGTTCAACAACCGACGGGCCGAGGCGAGCCGTACGCTGAGCGAGGACCGAAGCCGAATCCTCGATAAAGGTTACGAGGACGAATGCCAACTCATCGCGGCGAACCGCGCGGTCGAATTGAAGTACCTCGACTCGGTGCGTTCGAGCTACAAGGGGCTGGAAATGGCGGTCGCCGCGTACGGCCGTGCCAGCGTGCGTCGTCAGACCGCGCTGGCCGCCAACTTGCCTACGCGCCAGCTGCGCGCACACGAACTCGCTTTCATTCAGCATGCGAAGCAAGCTCTGTTCTACGGAACGATGCTCGAATCGGCCATCGCCGTCGCCGATGAAATCTGGGCGCAATTCTACGAGAAACCTTGCGTTCCCCCGAGCAAAGCGGCGTTGGATCCCGTGAAGTTCGAAGCGTTCTCCATCGCGGACTGCCCGCCGGGATTGAACGGCAAGGCGCTGAGCTTGTCCAAGAAGGTGACGATGTCGGCGGACGCGCAGAACGTGCTGCAAGCCGGAGGCGGATCGGGCGGCGACGCTCCGAAGCACGTGTTCGATTTCAAGGTGTCGTGCGCGGGTTTGGAACTGAAAGCGAAATCGTCCGAGGCGATCGGGCTGTTCGCTTCGCTGAAAGACGACATGCGCGGTACGACGACGTTGGTGTTCGGCATCGCGGGGCAAGCAAAGGTTCCGGGCTTGTCGAACGTCGGGGCGAAGCTGGGCGCGGAAGGAACCGAAGGCGTGTACCTGAGGTGGGGCCGCGACGGCCTGGAAGACGTCGGTCTGCGCATCACCCTCAGCGGCGAAGCGAGCGCGGGCGCTCTCGGTTCGCAGCTCAAGTTGCCGGAATTCAAGGAAGGCTTCGAGGTGGAGTTCGGTGTGGCCGCCGCCGTGGAGTACTGGACGTCCGACGCCTACGACGAGAATCCCGACGACGAATAG
- a CDS encoding transporter substrate-binding domain-containing protein, translated as MRRPILLLALIACSLALAQAPDDPNSTRGYLRTGKDLMFCLDKQNPMWRFEQDMATAIAQSLGRKADFFVHRQPLPSVDTAAQPLERTEMLRLFAHRCDVYPGLVGSTTPAFDYPADEQMFATRPYLKVSYVFVSRVKNIKSLTSLPKNVPLSMELRGLPAYFMYTLRNGRFTERPVKTAARLALDLKTGKAKAGLLFAPQLYSRSPNPGKEGMYVGPVKELPNMTWYVIAGVRRDRPTLRQQIDGAISRLIRRGEVAKLLTKHKLANPFIVPAAPNDTRPQSETFDEN; from the coding sequence ATGCGCCGACCGATCCTCCTCCTCGCTCTCATCGCGTGCTCGCTCGCGCTGGCTCAAGCTCCTGACGACCCGAACAGCACCCGAGGGTACTTGAGGACTGGCAAGGACCTCATGTTCTGCCTCGACAAGCAAAACCCGATGTGGCGCTTCGAGCAAGACATGGCAACCGCCATCGCCCAGTCTCTGGGCCGAAAGGCGGACTTTTTCGTTCATCGTCAACCCCTCCCGAGCGTCGACACGGCCGCCCAGCCACTCGAACGAACGGAAATGCTGCGCCTTTTCGCGCATCGCTGCGATGTCTACCCCGGCTTGGTGGGCAGCACCACGCCCGCCTTCGATTACCCGGCGGACGAGCAGATGTTCGCCACGAGGCCGTACTTGAAAGTCAGTTACGTGTTCGTGTCTCGCGTCAAGAACATCAAGTCGCTCACGAGCCTTCCGAAGAACGTTCCGCTGTCCATGGAACTGCGGGGACTTCCCGCGTACTTCATGTATACCCTTCGAAACGGACGGTTCACGGAACGACCCGTCAAGACAGCCGCTCGACTCGCCCTCGACTTGAAAACAGGAAAGGCCAAGGCGGGGTTGCTGTTCGCTCCCCAGCTCTACAGCCGCTCGCCGAATCCCGGCAAAGAAGGAATGTACGTCGGACCCGTCAAGGAACTGCCGAACATGACGTGGTACGTCATCGCCGGCGTGCGGCGCGACCGACCCACCCTTCGGCAGCAGATCGACGGCGCCATCAGCCGCCTGATTCGACGGGGTGAAGTCGCCAAGTTGCTGACGAAGCACAAGCTCGCCAATCCGTTCATCGTTCCTGCCGCCCCCAACGACACTCGCCCTCAATCGGAAACGTTCGACGAGAATTGA
- a CDS encoding PQQ-dependent dehydrogenase, methanol/ethanol family has translation MRNLLTLALALIGSSTLVASAQISNYAPVTDARLLNPEPGNWLSYRGNYSNWGYSPLTQITSANVSRLRPVWAFSTGETAGHEAPAIVNNGVMFITAPNNGLYALNAKTGQQLWQYKREIPEDLVTCCDIVNRGVALYGDMVLMGTLDAHVLAFNAKTGKIIWDRTIEDYKKRYTITSAPLVADGKIITGIHGGEYGVRGFLEALDPKTGKTIWKTYTTVNGSYPAGGAETGGASTWVTGSYDPGTKTVYWGTSNPSPWIDPRAKESDDRKWSSSVLAFDVKTGKIKTGFQYSPNDVWDFDGVNEQILIDTVVNGKTMKSIVSAHRNGYLYLLDRANGGLKYVDAHKFIRSTVYQSIDKNGRPVWNPQARPAVGKQASACPSLLGGKNWNPAAYSPLTKLVYIPSNESCMTIKGSQVKYAAGEAYIGAESDITTAPGLNHIGKLQAVDPVTGKQVWAQTFNSLLWGGVLTTGGNLVFTGSSDDRNFNAFDAKTGKKLWSFKTNSGVIGVPVSFQVEGKQYVGVYSGFGGVAGFFNSGVGAKTKDIPTGGVFWVFALD, from the coding sequence ATGCGCAATCTACTCACGCTGGCTCTGGCACTCATCGGTAGCAGCACACTCGTGGCAAGCGCGCAAATCAGCAACTACGCGCCCGTCACGGACGCTCGACTGCTGAACCCCGAGCCGGGCAACTGGCTGTCCTACCGCGGCAACTACAGCAACTGGGGTTACAGCCCCCTCACGCAGATCACCTCGGCGAACGTCTCCCGCCTGCGGCCCGTCTGGGCGTTCTCGACCGGCGAAACGGCCGGTCACGAAGCTCCCGCGATCGTCAACAACGGCGTCATGTTCATCACCGCGCCGAACAACGGACTCTACGCCCTCAACGCGAAGACCGGACAGCAATTGTGGCAGTACAAACGCGAAATTCCCGAGGACCTCGTCACTTGCTGTGACATCGTGAACCGCGGCGTGGCCCTGTACGGCGACATGGTCTTGATGGGAACGCTCGACGCGCACGTCCTCGCGTTCAACGCGAAGACCGGCAAGATCATCTGGGACCGCACGATCGAGGACTACAAGAAGCGGTACACGATCACCTCCGCGCCCCTCGTCGCCGACGGCAAGATCATCACGGGCATCCACGGAGGCGAGTACGGGGTGCGCGGCTTCCTCGAAGCGCTCGACCCCAAGACCGGCAAGACGATCTGGAAGACGTACACCACCGTCAACGGCTCGTACCCCGCGGGCGGCGCTGAAACCGGAGGGGCGTCCACCTGGGTCACCGGCTCGTACGATCCGGGCACCAAGACCGTCTACTGGGGAACGTCCAACCCCTCTCCGTGGATCGATCCTCGCGCGAAGGAATCCGACGACCGCAAGTGGTCCTCGTCCGTGCTGGCGTTCGACGTCAAGACCGGCAAGATCAAGACCGGCTTCCAGTACAGCCCGAACGACGTGTGGGACTTCGACGGCGTCAACGAGCAGATCCTCATCGACACCGTGGTCAACGGCAAGACCATGAAGTCGATCGTGTCCGCCCACCGCAACGGCTACCTCTACCTGCTGGACCGTGCCAACGGCGGCTTGAAGTACGTGGACGCCCACAAGTTCATTAGAAGCACCGTGTATCAAAGCATCGACAAGAACGGCCGTCCGGTGTGGAATCCGCAGGCCCGTCCCGCTGTCGGCAAGCAAGCGAGCGCATGCCCGAGCCTCCTCGGCGGAAAGAACTGGAATCCTGCCGCCTACAGCCCTCTGACGAAGCTCGTCTACATTCCCAGCAACGAGTCCTGCATGACCATCAAGGGTTCGCAGGTGAAGTACGCGGCCGGTGAAGCCTACATCGGCGCAGAATCCGATATCACGACCGCTCCCGGCCTGAACCACATCGGGAAGTTGCAGGCCGTCGATCCCGTCACCGGCAAGCAAGTCTGGGCGCAAACCTTCAACTCGCTGTTGTGGGGCGGCGTGCTCACCACGGGCGGCAACCTCGTCTTCACGGGAAGCTCGGACGACCGTAACTTCAACGCGTTCGACGCGAAGACCGGCAAGAAGCTGTGGTCGTTCAAGACGAACTCCGGCGTGATCGGCGTGCCCGTCAGCTTCCAAGTGGAAGGCAAGCAGTACGTCGGCGTGTACTCCGGCTTCGGCGGCGTCGCCGGGTTCTTCAACAGCGGAGTCGGCGCCAAGACGAAGGACATTCCGACGGGCGGCGTGTTCTGGGTGTTCGCCCTCGACTGA
- a CDS encoding ubiquinol-cytochrome c reductase iron-sulfur subunit: MSKNVSQQRRLILKAAAMTGVAAAFGQRGAAQGASAASVVQNGDVLVYQSGTNAEKPINPKDLKEGEPVLAFAMDPKTKQIRDKTKGNIVVVKLKAADIKASSKSNAADGIVAYSAICTHQGCAVSKIGSLGSAKGNLDCPCHHSLFDPRDNAKVVGGPAPRRLPALPLKLEAKGVQIAATGGFIGRVGTGK, encoded by the coding sequence ATGAGCAAGAACGTATCCCAACAACGCCGCCTCATTCTCAAGGCCGCCGCCATGACAGGCGTCGCTGCCGCATTCGGCCAACGCGGCGCCGCACAAGGTGCCTCGGCCGCCAGCGTCGTCCAGAACGGTGACGTCCTCGTGTATCAGAGCGGGACCAACGCCGAAAAACCCATCAATCCCAAAGACCTCAAGGAAGGCGAACCCGTACTCGCCTTCGCGATGGACCCGAAGACCAAGCAGATTCGCGACAAGACCAAAGGCAACATCGTGGTCGTGAAGCTCAAGGCGGCAGACATCAAGGCCAGCAGCAAGAGCAACGCGGCGGACGGCATCGTCGCCTACTCGGCCATCTGCACGCACCAAGGCTGCGCCGTCTCGAAGATCGGCTCGCTCGGCTCGGCCAAAGGCAACCTCGACTGCCCGTGCCATCACTCCCTCTTCGATCCGAGAGACAACGCCAAGGTCGTCGGCGGTCCGGCTCCCCGCCGCCTTCCCGCCCTGCCCCTCAAACTCGAGGCCAAGGGCGTTCAGATTGCCGCTACGGGTGGCTTCATCGGCCGCGTCGGCACCGGCAAGTAA
- a CDS encoding TetR/AcrR family transcriptional regulator, translated as MSKEEISTMAQRRSTSDLRVRRTKERIRNAIRELTLNMPFDEISVQAIAQHAGCQRNTFYDHYTSKYEVLEEMLGELVDEIEAVTTAHFSEMQQHSPGEIPPTFTKLFEVFGRDIPFYRRLFGPEGSSIFTARIVNALEQSGMRHAQYWSNLLPEQTVPNEIAFRFLSAAFVGMLAWWLESDHQYSAEQMGVFLWRMEIRQRPS; from the coding sequence GTGAGCAAGGAGGAAATTTCAACAATGGCTCAGCGCCGATCAACCAGCGATCTTCGAGTCAGGCGTACCAAAGAGCGGATTCGAAATGCCATTCGTGAATTGACGCTCAACATGCCGTTCGATGAGATCAGTGTCCAGGCGATCGCCCAACACGCCGGTTGCCAGCGAAACACCTTCTACGACCACTACACCAGCAAGTACGAGGTGCTGGAGGAAATGCTTGGCGAATTGGTCGACGAAATCGAAGCGGTGACCACGGCTCACTTCAGTGAGATGCAGCAGCACAGCCCCGGAGAGATCCCTCCGACGTTCACGAAGCTGTTCGAAGTGTTCGGACGTGATATCCCGTTCTACCGTCGCCTGTTCGGTCCCGAAGGCAGCTCGATCTTCACCGCCCGGATCGTCAACGCGCTCGAGCAGTCCGGAATGCGGCACGCACAGTACTGGTCGAACCTGCTGCCCGAGCAGACCGTTCCGAACGAAATCGCCTTCCGATTCCTGTCGGCGGCGTTCGTCGGCATGCTCGCGTGGTGGCTGGAAAGCGACCACCAGTACTCCGCCGAGCAAATGGGCGTGTTTCTCTGGAGGATGGAAATTCGACAGCGGCCCTCGTGA
- a CDS encoding ABC transporter permease: MTELPEQQRRNEQRPAEDKQGGLPPTRRDHTAGSTTGPAYYLSCLYAIWAREVKRSVRESGQLVGAFSRPLLWVIIFGVGLTPYFRTGLRETTFVVPFTYMQFIFPAVVLLNILYPSIQSAVSLIHDRQFGFFREVFASPVPRSAVFLGKLLGGATVALFQGALVLLLAPYVDVPLGVNQLPAVLGVMLLVALAFTAIGLLIAQNLRSFEGFGVFSNALILPVYFLASSVFPMDPSLSVQQQQQVFPSWLVLLVHVNPLTYAIDLLRGFIIGYREQAFGVDVTVVLALTVVSCVLAYRGFRR; this comes from the coding sequence GTGACTGAGCTTCCCGAGCAGCAGCGCCGAAACGAGCAGCGGCCCGCCGAGGACAAGCAAGGCGGGCTTCCGCCAACTCGGCGCGATCACACGGCGGGCTCCACGACGGGTCCCGCGTACTACCTTTCGTGTCTGTACGCCATCTGGGCACGCGAAGTGAAGCGGTCCGTTCGTGAAAGCGGACAGTTGGTCGGCGCGTTCAGCCGCCCTCTGCTGTGGGTGATCATCTTCGGGGTGGGCCTCACCCCGTACTTCCGGACGGGACTGCGCGAAACGACGTTCGTCGTGCCGTTCACGTACATGCAGTTCATCTTCCCGGCGGTCGTGCTGCTCAACATCCTCTACCCGAGCATTCAAAGCGCCGTGTCGCTCATTCACGATCGGCAATTCGGCTTCTTCCGGGAAGTGTTCGCGTCGCCCGTGCCGCGCAGCGCGGTCTTTCTCGGCAAGCTCCTCGGAGGCGCGACCGTCGCGCTCTTTCAAGGCGCGCTCGTGCTGCTCCTCGCGCCGTACGTCGACGTTCCGCTGGGCGTCAACCAACTTCCGGCCGTGCTCGGCGTGATGTTGCTCGTCGCCCTCGCGTTCACGGCGATTGGCCTGCTCATCGCGCAAAACCTGCGGTCCTTCGAAGGCTTCGGCGTGTTCTCGAACGCGCTGATCCTTCCCGTGTACTTCCTGGCGAGCAGCGTGTTCCCAATGGACCCCAGCCTGAGCGTCCAGCAACAGCAGCAGGTGTTTCCGTCTTGGCTCGTTTTGCTGGTTCACGTCAATCCACTGACGTACGCCATCGACTTGCTGCGCGGATTCATCATCGGCTACCGAGAGCAGGCCTTCGGGGTGGACGTGACGGTCGTGCTGGCCCTCACGGTCGTTTCTTGCGTGCTGGCGTACCGCGGGTTTCGCCGGTGA
- a CDS encoding ABC transporter ATP-binding protein, producing MTQQNVIQTRAVQHAYGDIAALRGVDLDIPRGTFFALLGPNGAGKSTLVSILSTLLRPTKGEASVAGYDVRRQPGRVRRELGLVFQEPSLDERLTVIENLDFHGHLYGLGSKERARRAWEVLELVELTDWANGTARILSRGMKRRLEIGRAVMHDPSLLILDEPTVGLDVQSRHRIWTYLNALRERTGVSILLTTHQIEEAENADLVAIIDRGEVLQLGVPAELRAAHGDTLVTLRGVPVPLRTELEREYPHLDSKGDTVRLRVTDPRPLLADLARTSFDVRAVSVQSPSLEDVFLDLTGRQLRDDRADPREATLAFARRGGEHTR from the coding sequence ATGACTCAACAAAACGTCATCCAGACTCGCGCCGTGCAGCACGCGTACGGCGACATCGCGGCGTTGCGAGGCGTCGACCTCGACATTCCACGCGGCACGTTCTTCGCGCTTCTCGGACCGAACGGTGCCGGCAAGAGCACGCTTGTCAGTATCCTCAGCACCCTGCTGCGTCCGACGAAAGGCGAGGCGAGCGTCGCGGGGTACGACGTGCGTCGTCAACCGGGCCGCGTGCGACGCGAACTCGGGCTGGTCTTTCAGGAACCAAGCCTCGATGAACGCCTCACGGTCATCGAGAACCTCGACTTCCACGGACATCTGTACGGTCTGGGGTCGAAAGAGCGTGCCCGTCGCGCTTGGGAGGTGCTCGAACTCGTCGAGCTCACCGATTGGGCGAACGGAACGGCCCGCATCCTGTCACGTGGCATGAAACGCCGCCTGGAAATCGGCCGCGCCGTCATGCACGACCCGAGCCTGCTCATCCTCGACGAGCCGACGGTCGGCCTCGACGTGCAGTCGCGTCACCGCATCTGGACGTACCTCAACGCTCTGCGTGAACGAACGGGCGTCTCCATCCTGCTCACCACGCACCAAATCGAAGAGGCCGAGAACGCCGACCTCGTCGCGATCATCGATCGTGGAGAAGTCCTTCAGCTCGGGGTGCCCGCCGAGTTGCGCGCCGCACATGGCGACACGCTCGTCACCCTTCGCGGCGTGCCGGTCCCACTTCGAACCGAACTCGAACGGGAATACCCCCACCTGGACAGCAAAGGCGACACGGTTCGGCTGCGCGTCACGGACCCTCGACCTCTCCTGGCGGACCTCGCGAGAACGTCGTTCGACGTGCGGGCCGTCAGCGTGCAGTCCCCGTCGCTGGAGGACGTCTTCCTCGATCTCACGGGGCGTCAATTGCGCGACGACCGCGCGGACCCACGAGAAGCGACCCTCGCGTTCGCTCGGCGCGGCGGCGAGCATACGAGGTGA
- a CDS encoding substrate-binding periplasmic protein: protein MLGVASYLLLRELPPDSSLALVQQSGVLNVCHPSTLAPFVDSDGDTVSGTEAELARRVAASIGVRVNWNLQPGWGQAPDPVDWGLRPESCDVLVGGIVTSSETQALMQLLPYDRVPWVLLTREGTPRNLGILANHWGLLGDQVFDWGDRHGYSYLSFESAGEAAKSAESGEVDAILALRPEAEQVAKTLPAWTARPVEDLPAAELNVGLWKTRITLKRAVKRAIEHQKSCCLDTGSRLRDPNGVEQ, encoded by the coding sequence ATGCTGGGCGTAGCGTCGTACCTGCTGCTCCGCGAACTTCCACCCGACAGTTCGCTGGCACTCGTGCAACAGTCGGGCGTCCTCAACGTCTGCCATCCCAGCACCCTTGCGCCCTTCGTCGACTCCGACGGAGACACCGTGAGCGGAACCGAGGCGGAACTCGCGCGCCGCGTCGCGGCGTCCATCGGCGTACGCGTCAACTGGAACTTGCAGCCCGGCTGGGGGCAGGCGCCCGATCCGGTGGATTGGGGCTTGCGGCCCGAGTCGTGCGACGTTCTCGTCGGCGGAATCGTCACGTCCTCGGAAACGCAGGCCCTCATGCAACTCCTTCCCTACGACCGCGTGCCCTGGGTTTTGCTGACCCGCGAAGGAACGCCTCGGAACCTCGGCATCCTCGCCAACCACTGGGGTCTGCTCGGCGATCAAGTGTTCGATTGGGGAGATCGGCACGGCTACTCGTACCTCTCGTTCGAATCGGCAGGCGAAGCGGCAAAGTCGGCCGAGAGCGGTGAGGTGGACGCTATCTTGGCATTACGACCCGAAGCGGAACAGGTCGCCAAAACCCTACCGGCATGGACGGCGCGTCCTGTCGAAGACCTCCCGGCTGCCGAACTGAACGTCGGCTTGTGGAAAACCCGCATCACGCTCAAACGAGCGGTGAAGCGCGCCATCGAACATCAAAAATCGTGCTGCCTCGACACAGGGTCGCGCCTTCGCGACC